A window of the Desulfobulbaceae bacterium genome harbors these coding sequences:
- the galU gene encoding UTP--glucose-1-phosphate uridylyltransferase GalU, with translation MKIRKAVFPVAGLGTRFLPATKAMPKEMLPVVDKPIIQYAVEEAFASGIEEIIFVTGKGKGALEDHFDRSLVLEETLRRRGKTDLLQQIKDLVPKSGTITYTRQDQPLGLGHAIWCARNIIGDEPFAVLLADDLIQAEVPVLAQMIQQFDRLRASIVAVIEVDKNETSRYGILDTGEELNGVVRINGLVEKPEPEEAPSNLAIIGRYILTPKIFEFLERKQVGAGNEIQLTDAMAMVLQHQPIFGYRFEGNRFDCGDKAGFQMANLAFAMDWPDLQAKLLPFMRQAVAGQPLV, from the coding sequence ATGAAAATTCGAAAAGCAGTTTTTCCTGTTGCAGGTCTCGGCACACGATTTTTGCCAGCGACTAAGGCTATGCCAAAAGAGATGCTGCCGGTAGTCGACAAACCAATAATTCAATACGCTGTGGAAGAAGCCTTTGCTTCCGGCATAGAAGAAATCATCTTTGTTACCGGGAAGGGAAAAGGCGCTCTTGAGGATCACTTTGATAGATCCCTGGTTCTGGAAGAAACCCTGCGTCGGCGCGGCAAAACCGACCTGCTTCAACAGATCAAAGATCTGGTGCCAAAATCTGGAACCATTACCTATACCCGTCAAGATCAGCCGCTCGGTTTGGGGCATGCTATCTGGTGTGCCAGAAATATCATCGGCGATGAACCTTTTGCGGTGCTTCTGGCTGATGACCTTATCCAAGCTGAAGTCCCGGTTCTTGCCCAGATGATCCAGCAGTTTGATCGGCTGCGTGCCTCTATTGTGGCCGTGATTGAGGTCGACAAAAATGAAACATCCCGTTACGGCATCCTTGATACAGGTGAAGAATTAAACGGTGTGGTGCGTATTAACGGTCTTGTTGAAAAGCCAGAGCCGGAGGAAGCGCCTTCCAATCTGGCGATTATCGGGCGCTACATCCTTACCCCGAAAATCTTTGAATTTCTTGAACGTAAGCAGGTCGGTGCGGGAAATGAGATTCAGCTGACCGACGCCATGGCCATGGTTCTGCAGCATCAGCCGATCTTCGGTTATCGCTTCGAAGGAAACAGATTTGATTGCGGTGACAAGGCCGGATTTCAAATGGCCAATCTGGCCTTTGCCATGGACTGGCCCGATCTACAGGCGAAACTCCTTCCTTTTATGCGGCAGGCGGTCGCCGGCCAACCGCTCGTCTAA
- the galE gene encoding UDP-glucose 4-epimerase GalE, translated as MKQILVTGGAGYIGSHTCLELLNAGYEVVVIDNLSNSKRESLRRVEELTGKTIKLYRVDLLDEHEVNIIFMQNEFDAVLHFAGLKAVGESVSMPMRYYSNNLTGTMILCKMMAAYGVKNLVFSSSATVYGEPVSLPITEEFPLTATNPYGNTKLFIEYILQDLHRADASWNIALLRYFNPVGAHVSGRIGEDPNGIPNNLMPFVAQVAAGKRQKLSVFGDDYPTPDGTGVRDYIHVVDLALGHIKPIEKLVENPGVVIYNLGTGRGYSVLEMVKSFEKASGRKFPYEIVARRPGDIAACYADPGKAKREIGWEASRGLEDMCADAWRWQAQNPNGYE; from the coding sequence ATGAAACAGATACTTGTTACCGGAGGCGCTGGATATATCGGCAGCCACACCTGTCTTGAACTGCTTAACGCCGGCTATGAGGTAGTGGTCATCGATAATCTGTCGAACAGCAAGAGGGAGTCTCTTCGACGGGTTGAAGAACTCACCGGGAAAACGATAAAACTCTACCGTGTCGATCTCCTGGATGAACACGAAGTCAATATCATTTTTATGCAAAATGAATTCGACGCGGTACTCCATTTTGCCGGTCTCAAGGCTGTGGGTGAATCGGTGTCCATGCCCATGCGCTACTACTCCAACAATCTCACCGGAACCATGATTCTCTGCAAGATGATGGCTGCCTATGGGGTAAAAAACCTTGTCTTCAGCTCTTCAGCCACCGTCTACGGAGAACCGGTAAGTCTGCCGATCACCGAAGAGTTTCCGCTGACCGCCACTAACCCCTATGGGAACACGAAACTCTTTATCGAATATATTCTGCAAGACCTCCACCGGGCAGACGCCTCCTGGAATATTGCTTTACTCCGCTATTTTAATCCGGTTGGCGCCCATGTCAGCGGACGTATTGGTGAGGACCCCAACGGTATCCCCAACAACTTGATGCCGTTTGTAGCTCAGGTGGCAGCGGGGAAAAGGCAAAAATTGTCGGTGTTCGGTGACGACTATCCGACGCCTGACGGTACTGGGGTGCGTGACTATATCCATGTAGTTGATTTAGCACTGGGCCACATTAAGCCCATTGAAAAACTGGTCGAAAACCCTGGGGTGGTTATTTACAACCTGGGGACTGGGCGAGGCTATAGTGTGCTGGAAATGGTGAAATCCTTTGAAAAGGCATCAGGCCGCAAATTCCCATATGAAATTGTTGCCCGGCGTCCCGGCGACATTGCTGCTTGTTACGCTGACCCCGGCAAGGCCAAACGCGAAATTGGCTGGGAGGCGAGCCGAGGCCTTGAAGATATGTGCGCCGATGCCTGGCGCTGGCAGGCACAAAACCCGAATGGTTATGAGTGA
- a CDS encoding sulfotransferase: MITLKRINNLRFRMSRQLHIQACDIHRNWLWHTGGKEYYTRHYQDILEAHKWVFIVGCNNSGTTLLQKALEKCGQISVMKFEGQRHTNTLPRAYKYGFDRVWSEYAEDLHMPINNSAAILPRLVHDWISALPKPVNQVIVEKTPANLVRMDFLNKHFPHAYFIGLVRNGYAVAEGIKRRSGHSLERAAKHWKRVGELLTRNSQEVANYLEVRYEDLAENPTANIAKLAEFIGLETGAPSDVKAEAFALPTERGCIKQSIQNLNSESISRLTVAEKKSIYKHAGAMLDLYDYSTNPALQKKQSPL; encoded by the coding sequence ATGATCACCCTCAAACGGATTAACAATTTACGTTTCCGCATGTCAAGGCAACTGCATATTCAGGCCTGTGACATCCATAGAAACTGGCTTTGGCATACCGGCGGCAAGGAGTATTACACCCGGCATTATCAGGACATTCTCGAGGCACACAAGTGGGTTTTTATTGTCGGATGCAACAATTCCGGAACCACCTTGCTGCAAAAAGCATTGGAAAAGTGCGGCCAAATTTCAGTCATGAAGTTCGAAGGCCAGCGACATACAAACACGCTACCACGGGCTTACAAGTACGGTTTTGACAGGGTCTGGTCCGAGTATGCAGAGGATTTACACATGCCCATCAATAACTCGGCGGCAATTCTCCCGCGCCTGGTCCATGACTGGATCAGTGCGCTGCCAAAACCCGTAAACCAAGTCATCGTCGAAAAAACTCCTGCAAATCTGGTGCGCATGGATTTTCTCAACAAGCACTTTCCCCACGCCTACTTTATAGGTCTTGTACGCAACGGTTATGCAGTCGCTGAAGGAATAAAGCGCAGGTCTGGACATTCCCTGGAGCGAGCCGCCAAACATTGGAAGCGTGTCGGAGAACTTCTAACCAGAAACAGCCAGGAAGTAGCAAACTATCTGGAGGTACGTTACGAGGATTTAGCCGAAAATCCTACGGCTAATATCGCCAAATTGGCCGAGTTTATAGGCCTCGAAACTGGCGCACCGTCGGATGTCAAGGCTGAAGCTTTTGCTCTGCCAACGGAGCGCGGCTGCATCAAACAATCCATCCAAAACTTGAACAGTGAAAGCATCAGCAGGCTGACTGTCGCTGAAAAAAAGAGTATCTATAAACATGCCGGAGCGATGCTGGATTTATATGACTACAGCACCAACCCTGCCTTGCAGAAAAAGCAGTCGCCGCTATGA
- a CDS encoding glycosyltransferase family 4 protein, with translation MTPKKRWLYIKNGDVVEQLNLLGDCPQTVPEGGTEAFIGDLLRYACGQDILLLSCSDRNVQIRKGNVTAKVLRTELKNGKFRFVKFFLLVFQFMNGLIKAITFRPHFIICGRSGSMLWLTHLVAGILNVPWIHSRHNRVSNPGAQVHTRLTEKIDGYCIRRANATICHGPYLKQQLLDIGVQRHRIYEFDIGFSDLISQINSLNNSEIQVALPPVYALYVGRMEDYKGIFDILTACRERLHRGSDFGLVYAGDGGGLLRLQEEIAENGLAGKVSILGKVPRNQLLPVIKTAKVLIVASKSTFPEGRCMAAMEGLALGIPVVAPNFGPFPYLIKSGKNGLLFEPDSAEDLKAKLDLLLDKESIYQEISQGVEAMRSNLIHPARTFSQAIHQAFKTTCIPQ, from the coding sequence ATGACCCCAAAAAAACGTTGGCTCTATATTAAGAATGGGGATGTTGTCGAACAACTTAACCTCCTTGGCGACTGTCCCCAGACAGTCCCGGAAGGCGGCACAGAGGCTTTTATTGGCGACTTACTGCGCTATGCCTGCGGCCAGGATATCTTGCTGTTATCCTGCTCAGACCGGAACGTACAGATAAGGAAAGGTAATGTAACGGCTAAAGTTCTTCGTACTGAATTGAAAAACGGAAAATTTCGTTTTGTGAAATTTTTTTTGCTCGTCTTTCAATTTATGAATGGCCTCATAAAAGCCATTACATTTCGTCCTCATTTTATTATCTGCGGCAGGTCCGGCTCCATGCTATGGCTCACACATCTTGTTGCAGGCATACTCAATGTTCCCTGGATACACTCACGCCACAACCGGGTTTCCAATCCTGGGGCTCAGGTTCACACCAGACTGACCGAGAAAATCGACGGCTACTGTATCCGCCGTGCCAATGCCACTATTTGCCATGGTCCTTATCTCAAGCAACAGCTGCTCGATATCGGCGTACAGCGACATAGAATTTATGAGTTTGACATTGGATTTAGTGATTTAATCAGTCAGATAAATTCGTTAAATAATAGTGAAATCCAAGTGGCATTGCCCCCGGTCTATGCACTTTATGTAGGTCGAATGGAGGACTATAAAGGTATTTTTGACATTCTAACCGCCTGCCGGGAAAGGCTCCACCGAGGCAGTGACTTCGGACTGGTCTATGCCGGTGACGGTGGCGGTCTGCTACGATTGCAGGAAGAAATTGCTGAAAATGGCCTTGCCGGAAAGGTCTCCATTCTAGGTAAGGTCCCGCGGAATCAACTTCTGCCTGTCATAAAAACCGCCAAAGTTCTGATCGTGGCATCTAAATCAACGTTTCCCGAAGGTCGCTGCATGGCGGCCATGGAGGGGCTGGCCCTTGGGATTCCAGTGGTTGCCCCCAACTTTGGCCCATTCCCTTACTTAATAAAGAGCGGCAAAAATGGTTTATTATTTGAACCAGACTCAGCTGAAGACTTAAAAGCCAAGCTTGACCTGCTTTTGGACAAAGAATCCATTTATCAGGAGATTTCGCAAGGAGTAGAAGCTATGCGTTCAAACCTAATCCATCCAGCACGAACCTTTTCACAAGCCATTCACCAGGCCTTTAAAACAACATGCATCCCCCAGTGA
- a CDS encoding lipopolysaccharide biosynthesis protein yields the protein MATTVSSTIGQKENSFFRNTLTLVGGNMVARIITFGLAPLVTRLYPPEVFGAFSLIIAVAEVFVAVSCLRYNNTILLPEKHEDADNLIALCFFLVVSTSIISLGFVSWFPLFFSQKLGLGNQTLLFFIPAVVLVAGVQQITDMWFLRLKFFNRLAFSKVTGATTDRALSIYIGLFVAGNPAGLLSGKIAGLSSSMVTLFFADTQPIKTIITNFSFERMKLLARRYIIFPKFVGDAFVQRASVQAPLLLLGAFFSPAVVGLYALAQRILGEPMTLVGDSLGRSFSQKASEHFRNGENLAHNTMRLYRYILSLFVAPMVILSFVLADLFGLIFGAEWQEAGSYVKLIMPVFIAVFAIRPMSIYYDLYEKQKERTIHNSITLVIICCSFTAGFAAGNSKLALVLYAVSVSVVTLLRTGWLMELTGTSWRDFWQATQRGLLWPLCIVGSVLVLQNSPWSRYLIIYCLTTTLIYLSVIIWNDEILSKQCKDYYHDVISRS from the coding sequence ATGGCAACAACAGTATCTTCTACAATTGGCCAAAAAGAAAATAGTTTTTTCAGGAATACCCTAACCCTGGTGGGTGGCAATATGGTTGCCCGTATAATCACTTTTGGTTTGGCACCGCTGGTTACCCGACTTTACCCTCCAGAAGTTTTTGGCGCTTTTTCGCTGATTATTGCAGTTGCGGAAGTTTTTGTCGCTGTATCATGTCTGCGCTACAACAATACAATCCTGCTGCCGGAAAAACATGAAGATGCAGACAATCTAATAGCCCTTTGCTTTTTTCTAGTAGTATCTACCAGTATTATTTCCCTTGGTTTCGTTTCTTGGTTTCCACTATTCTTCAGTCAGAAACTTGGCCTGGGTAACCAGACTCTCCTTTTTTTCATCCCGGCCGTTGTGCTTGTCGCAGGGGTGCAGCAAATTACTGACATGTGGTTTCTCCGCCTCAAATTCTTCAACCGCCTTGCCTTTTCTAAAGTTACCGGCGCGACAACCGACAGAGCTCTTTCAATATACATAGGGCTTTTTGTCGCCGGAAATCCTGCCGGGCTGTTATCTGGAAAAATTGCCGGCCTGTCCAGCTCAATGGTCACCCTGTTCTTTGCCGACACCCAACCGATCAAAACGATCATTACTAATTTTAGCTTTGAGAGAATGAAACTGCTTGCCCGCCGATATATCATTTTCCCTAAATTTGTCGGGGATGCTTTTGTGCAACGAGCCAGCGTTCAGGCCCCGCTCTTATTACTCGGAGCGTTCTTCTCACCTGCTGTGGTTGGGTTATACGCCCTTGCCCAGCGGATTCTTGGCGAACCAATGACTCTCGTGGGCGATTCCCTGGGTCGCAGTTTTTCCCAGAAGGCCTCCGAGCACTTCCGCAATGGTGAAAACCTGGCACATAACACCATGCGGCTGTACCGCTATATTCTCTCACTTTTCGTCGCACCCATGGTAATCTTAAGCTTCGTCCTGGCCGATCTTTTTGGGCTCATTTTCGGTGCCGAATGGCAAGAGGCTGGGAGCTATGTAAAACTAATAATGCCAGTTTTTATCGCAGTTTTTGCAATCCGGCCTATGAGCATCTATTACGATCTGTACGAGAAGCAAAAAGAGCGGACCATTCATAACAGCATCACATTGGTAATTATCTGCTGCAGCTTCACGGCAGGCTTCGCAGCGGGGAATTCGAAGCTAGCCCTGGTTCTGTACGCAGTCTCAGTCTCTGTGGTTACGCTATTGCGCACCGGCTGGCTCATGGAACTGACAGGAACCAGTTGGCGGGATTTTTGGCAAGCTACCCAGAGAGGTTTGCTCTGGCCACTATGTATTGTCGGTTCTGTGCTTGTTCTCCAAAACAGTCCATGGAGCCGGTACCTGATTATTTACTGCCTTACGACAACTCTTATTTATCTCTCTGTCATTATCTGGAATGACGAGATACTCTCTAAACAGTGCAAGGACTACTACCATGACGTTATCAGCAGATCTTAA
- a CDS encoding glycosyltransferase family 61 protein: protein MTLSADLKTTIKRSALWHNGRQIKELVGEKVSSRLLTVKSLEESFPELSRQILPFDYTPISTLEALEMPFLPQCQHLRQSTYQIPLAFSSAICGIKHCANENTLLDQKGNIIAESSNTYTQSKYFKWSSYLRKKEERIEGSATLLRSASFRPFNDYYHVLIDNLPRLFAFFAQNFNLQEDIKLIAIEKITPLEDFFLKRLEIPGLEIHVLPKDRIYSYDKYLFSSFLTRQFSGYIPSEYLSFFTEKVLPHRPRKKDTRIYISRSQAGRRRIKNEEEVLKLLGTYGFQTYHFETMSIEDQIEVMYDADAVIAPHGAGLANIIFCNGSKVLELFGIREIKPNYYYLSKSCNCPYDYLCFPNCTHINEDFLVNIDTLRHKVEDFIERG, encoded by the coding sequence ATGACGTTATCAGCAGATCTTAAAACAACCATTAAAAGATCAGCACTTTGGCATAATGGCCGCCAGATCAAAGAGCTTGTGGGGGAAAAGGTATCCAGTCGACTGTTAACGGTTAAGTCGTTGGAAGAGTCCTTTCCCGAACTGTCAAGGCAGATCCTACCCTTTGACTATACACCGATTTCCACACTCGAAGCGCTTGAGATGCCTTTCCTGCCACAATGTCAACACCTCCGGCAAAGCACATATCAGATTCCGCTTGCCTTCAGCTCCGCTATTTGTGGGATAAAACACTGTGCTAACGAAAACACATTGCTCGACCAGAAGGGCAATATCATCGCTGAATCAAGCAATACCTATACGCAGAGCAAATACTTCAAATGGAGTTCCTACCTCCGCAAAAAGGAGGAACGGATCGAGGGCTCGGCAACTCTATTACGATCTGCCAGCTTCAGGCCGTTCAATGACTATTATCACGTCCTTATCGATAATCTTCCCCGCCTTTTTGCGTTCTTCGCACAAAATTTTAACCTTCAAGAAGATATCAAGCTAATTGCAATTGAAAAGATCACCCCGCTGGAAGATTTTTTTCTTAAAAGGCTTGAGATTCCCGGCCTCGAAATTCATGTGCTTCCCAAGGATCGTATTTACTCCTATGACAAGTATCTCTTCTCATCCTTCCTGACCCGTCAGTTTTCAGGGTACATCCCTTCCGAATACCTCTCTTTTTTTACAGAGAAGGTGTTGCCCCATAGACCACGGAAAAAAGATACCCGAATCTATATTTCAAGAAGTCAGGCTGGGAGAAGAAGGATCAAGAATGAAGAAGAAGTGCTTAAACTTCTAGGCACATACGGCTTTCAAACATACCATTTTGAAACGATGTCAATCGAGGATCAGATCGAGGTGATGTATGACGCCGATGCCGTTATCGCACCACATGGGGCAGGCCTTGCAAATATAATTTTCTGCAATGGCAGTAAAGTATTAGAGCTTTTCGGCATTCGCGAGATAAAGCCCAATTACTACTATCTCAGCAAATCCTGCAACTGTCCGTATGACTATCTGTGCTTCCCAAACTGCACTCATATCAATGAAGACTTTCTTGTTAACATTGATACCTTGCGCCACAAAGTTGAAGATTTCATTGAAAGGGGATGA
- a CDS encoding sulfotransferase domain-containing protein — protein sequence MKFTGKQRQIKSWQKFGREVRRKGCCLLDRLGDYSEPVLVTGCQRSGTTLLARILRHSNGFVDFQTGKDDELDAALILCGREKSLSKGRYCFQTTYVNECYHEYFAHKNNVKMIWVLRDPYSVVWSMLYNWERFALNELYLACGEKFHKPKRKSFLAKYFLPDEDKLTKACLSYRGKTEQLFELHEIFSASNLMVIDYNDLILNSQKLLPGIYDFVNEPYHESYADKIHAKSIDKCKSISSATRQIIERDCADVYMAAQKLIQPYQEALFL from the coding sequence GTGAAGTTTACGGGCAAACAAAGACAAATTAAATCCTGGCAGAAATTTGGCAGAGAGGTCCGCCGCAAAGGATGTTGTTTGCTTGACCGTCTTGGTGATTATTCTGAACCTGTACTGGTAACTGGATGTCAACGCTCGGGTACTACGCTGCTTGCACGAATACTTCGTCACAGTAATGGTTTTGTTGATTTTCAGACTGGCAAAGACGATGAACTGGATGCAGCGCTTATCTTATGCGGTCGGGAAAAGTCCTTAAGCAAGGGCAGGTATTGCTTTCAGACAACGTATGTCAACGAATGTTATCATGAGTATTTTGCTCATAAGAACAACGTAAAAATGATATGGGTTCTGCGCGACCCTTATTCGGTCGTTTGGTCAATGCTCTACAATTGGGAAAGATTTGCTCTGAATGAGCTCTATCTTGCCTGTGGGGAAAAATTTCATAAACCGAAGCGGAAAAGCTTTTTAGCAAAATATTTTTTGCCGGATGAAGACAAACTTACGAAAGCCTGCCTTTCATACAGAGGAAAAACAGAACAACTATTTGAGCTGCATGAAATCTTCTCAGCCAGCAATCTGATGGTCATTGATTATAACGATCTCATCCTGAACAGCCAGAAACTACTTCCTGGTATTTATGATTTTGTAAACGAGCCTTATCATGAGAGTTACGCTGACAAAATCCACGCAAAGAGCATTGACAAATGTAAGTCGATCTCTTCCGCAACGCGCCAGATTATAGAAAGAGACTGTGCCGATGTCTATATGGCAGCACAGAAGCTTATTCAACCATACCAAGAAGCACTTTTTTTATGA